The Gemmatimonadota bacterium genome has a segment encoding these proteins:
- a CDS encoding fatty acid desaturase, whose translation MAESVPPIEKLQPADWAQMLAKYRGSILWKSLWQLTNTAVLFMGMWYLTLRSLEVGYWLTLLMAVPTSLMVARLFMIQHDCGHGSFFKSTAANTAVGYVIGIITLVPYTYWRKTHAIHHASSGDLDARTFGDIDTLTVREYLSRSKFKRFLYRLYRHPVVLLVVAPGYQFVLKHRLPLDIPRSWKREWLSVHATNLGIAAVVAFMWWLVGLERFLLVQLPVTLITGAIGVYLFYVQHQYEDTYWRYKEAWNYYASGLEGASHLVMPKILQWCTANIGLHHIHHVASRIPNYSLQKCFDENPLLQRATKLTLWTSVRTLRLTLWDEDSRQLVGFRELKRIRARLAESLEAGASILPTKPEAVPVSWR comes from the coding sequence ATGGCTGAATCCGTCCCACCGATAGAGAAGCTGCAGCCGGCCGACTGGGCGCAGATGCTCGCCAAGTATCGCGGTTCGATCCTCTGGAAGAGCCTCTGGCAGCTGACCAACACGGCCGTGCTCTTCATGGGCATGTGGTACCTCACGCTGCGCAGCTTGGAGGTCGGGTACTGGCTGACCCTGCTGATGGCAGTGCCGACCTCGTTAATGGTCGCGCGACTGTTCATGATCCAGCATGACTGCGGGCACGGCTCGTTCTTCAAGTCGACCGCGGCCAACACGGCGGTGGGGTACGTCATCGGGATCATCACCCTGGTGCCCTACACGTATTGGCGAAAGACCCACGCGATCCACCACGCCTCGTCGGGCGACCTGGACGCTCGGACCTTTGGTGATATCGACACCCTGACGGTCCGCGAATACCTGAGCCGTTCGAAGTTCAAGCGATTCCTGTATCGGTTGTATCGCCACCCGGTCGTCCTGCTGGTCGTCGCGCCGGGCTACCAGTTCGTCCTCAAGCATCGCCTCCCGCTGGACATCCCGCGCAGCTGGAAGCGCGAGTGGCTCAGCGTGCACGCGACCAACCTGGGGATCGCGGCCGTCGTGGCGTTCATGTGGTGGCTCGTCGGGCTGGAGCGCTTCCTCCTGGTGCAGCTCCCCGTGACGCTGATCACCGGGGCCATTGGCGTGTACCTGTTCTACGTGCAGCACCAGTACGAGGACACCTACTGGCGGTACAAGGAGGCGTGGAACTACTACGCGTCAGGGCTGGAAGGTGCGTCGCACCTGGTGATGCCGAAGATCCTGCAGTGGTGCACGGCGAACATCGGGCTGCACCACATCCACCATGTGGCAAGCCGGATCCCCAACTATTCGCTGCAGAAGTGCTTCGACGAGAACCCGCTCCTGCAGCGGGCGACCAAGCTGACCCTGTGGACCAGCGTGCGCACGCTGCGACTGACGTTGTGGGATGAGGACTCCCGACAGCTCGTTGGGTTCCGCGAGCTGAAGCGCATTCGCGCGCGACTCGCAGAGAGCCTGGAGGCGGGGGCATCGATCCTGCCGACCAAGCCGGAGGCGGTCCCCGTCTCCTGGCGCTAG
- a CDS encoding class I SAM-dependent methyltransferase translates to MTATTADPAPDVDLQHLPCKCCGGDAAVYGAVEFNRTCEDREVPVFPPTGVDIPYHRCAGCGFIFTIAFDHFGAAEFGQYIYNDNYPLADPDFAERRPASNAELLRRNFGGAAAQLKVLDYGGGNGLLAERLQALGFTGATTYDPFYAGSERPRGTFDLVTAFEVLEHTPTPRETLADMASLLSSEGMLFCSTLLQPPDIDQLRLRWWYAAPRNGHVSLYSRPALTALAASVGLTYGGGNELLHIFHRGTLPSFATQLVTA, encoded by the coding sequence ATGACAGCTACAACAGCCGACCCAGCGCCTGACGTCGACCTCCAGCACCTCCCGTGCAAGTGCTGCGGGGGTGATGCGGCCGTGTACGGCGCGGTGGAGTTCAACCGAACGTGCGAAGATCGCGAGGTACCCGTCTTCCCTCCAACCGGGGTAGACATCCCGTATCATCGCTGCGCCGGCTGCGGCTTCATCTTCACGATTGCCTTTGACCACTTCGGCGCCGCCGAGTTCGGGCAGTACATTTACAATGACAACTACCCGCTGGCCGACCCGGACTTCGCCGAGCGTCGCCCGGCCTCCAACGCGGAGTTGCTGCGACGCAACTTTGGCGGTGCCGCGGCACAGCTGAAGGTGCTCGACTACGGTGGCGGCAATGGACTCCTCGCGGAGCGGCTCCAGGCGCTGGGGTTCACCGGCGCCACCACTTACGACCCGTTCTACGCCGGGTCGGAACGTCCCCGGGGGACATTCGACCTCGTGACCGCATTCGAGGTGCTGGAGCACACCCCCACGCCCCGCGAGACACTCGCCGACATGGCGTCGCTGCTCTCGTCGGAGGGAATGCTCTTCTGCTCGACCCTCCTTCAGCCGCCAGACATCGACCAGCTGCGGCTGCGGTGGTGGTACGCGGCGCCACGCAACGGGCACGTTTCGCTCTACTCGCGACCCGCGCTCACCGCGCTCGCGGCTTCGGTCGGCCTCACCTACGGCGGCGGCAACGAGCTGCTCCACATCTTCCACCGCGGCACGCTGCCTTCCTTTGCCACGCAGCTGGTGACCGCCTGA
- a CDS encoding CocE/NonD family hydrolase, which produces MAALQFAASPGAALGMAGSARFLRPRAFARGALLALGVWSGPLAAQARYDVVRVDDVMAPMRDGVRLYTEIYRPARGATAIDSAFPSLLLRTPYEIRGEEIVRQARAFGAAGYVVALQNIRGRYRSEGAFTKYSVLDAPDGYDAIEWLARQPFSNGKVGTWGRSYAAHTQADAAKLNPPHLKAMIVNQGGMADAWDHAVRQGGAFELGREMTWVWQEARRETADSVARTRLEREKVEDWYQRLPLRKGQSPLASVPEYEAYFLDEWLNEGRGPFWDRISLAWKPYYRQTADVPMLHLGGWYDIFLRGTLDNYLGLRAGKRGPVHLAIGPWVHGGNGRTYAGDVDFGPASAIEGFEVAYHLRWFDRFLRDVRNAVDSSPPVRLFVMGGGPGTKDANGRLQHGGSWITGSAWPLPEARPVRYYLQPRGGLARTAPAAIAQTRYTFDPSHPVPTLGGHVSNRVKDGAYDQRERPDFAGSRAPWLPLKARSDVLVFETEPLTDDVRVVGPIEVVLHVATTGRDTDFTAKLVDVYPPSADFPAGFDLNITDAIQRLSFRDDRPTRAPVVPGQVYRLTVRPFPAANLFKKGHRIRLDISSSNFPRFDVNPGTGESPASSRRRVTVDNSVFHGGERASYLVLPVLPD; this is translated from the coding sequence GTGGCCGCGCTGCAGTTCGCCGCCTCGCCAGGCGCCGCGTTAGGCATGGCGGGGTCCGCGCGTTTCCTCCGGCCCCGGGCGTTCGCCCGGGGCGCACTGCTGGCCCTCGGGGTCTGGAGTGGCCCGCTCGCGGCCCAGGCCCGGTATGACGTCGTGCGCGTCGACGATGTCATGGCGCCCATGCGCGACGGCGTGCGCCTGTACACCGAGATCTATCGTCCGGCGCGTGGGGCAACCGCGATCGACTCGGCGTTTCCCTCGCTGCTCCTGCGGACGCCGTATGAGATTCGCGGCGAGGAGATCGTTCGGCAGGCGCGCGCCTTCGGCGCCGCGGGATACGTGGTGGCCCTGCAGAATATCCGCGGACGGTATCGGTCCGAGGGGGCGTTCACGAAGTATTCGGTCCTCGACGCGCCCGATGGATACGATGCGATCGAATGGCTGGCCCGGCAACCGTTCAGCAATGGCAAGGTCGGGACCTGGGGACGGTCGTATGCCGCCCACACCCAGGCCGATGCGGCCAAGCTCAACCCGCCGCATCTCAAGGCGATGATCGTCAACCAGGGCGGGATGGCAGACGCCTGGGATCATGCCGTGCGACAGGGGGGTGCCTTTGAACTTGGACGCGAGATGACGTGGGTCTGGCAGGAAGCACGACGCGAGACCGCAGATTCCGTGGCGCGAACGCGCCTTGAGCGCGAGAAGGTCGAGGACTGGTATCAGCGCCTTCCCCTGCGAAAGGGGCAAAGCCCGCTGGCCAGTGTGCCCGAGTACGAGGCGTATTTTCTCGACGAGTGGCTCAACGAAGGGCGCGGCCCGTTCTGGGACCGCATCTCGCTGGCCTGGAAGCCGTACTATCGACAGACCGCCGACGTCCCGATGCTGCACCTGGGAGGCTGGTACGACATTTTCCTGCGCGGAACGCTCGACAACTATCTCGGATTGCGGGCGGGAAAGCGTGGCCCAGTGCACCTGGCGATTGGCCCGTGGGTGCACGGCGGGAACGGCCGCACGTACGCCGGTGATGTTGACTTTGGCCCGGCGTCGGCGATCGAAGGCTTTGAGGTGGCGTACCACCTCCGCTGGTTCGACCGGTTCCTGCGCGACGTCCGGAATGCGGTGGACTCGTCACCGCCGGTGCGCCTGTTTGTCATGGGCGGGGGGCCGGGGACGAAGGACGCCAACGGTCGCTTGCAGCATGGCGGATCCTGGATCACGGGCAGCGCCTGGCCACTGCCCGAGGCACGTCCGGTGCGCTACTACTTGCAGCCCCGTGGTGGGCTGGCCCGCACCGCACCCGCCGCGATCGCCCAGACCCGCTACACCTTCGATCCGTCGCATCCCGTGCCCACGTTAGGCGGCCACGTGTCCAACCGGGTGAAGGACGGCGCCTACGACCAGCGCGAGCGTCCCGATTTCGCAGGGTCTCGCGCGCCGTGGCTGCCCCTCAAGGCCCGGAGCGACGTCCTCGTTTTCGAGACCGAACCCCTGACCGACGACGTGCGCGTCGTTGGCCCCATCGAGGTCGTGCTTCATGTGGCGACCACCGGCCGGGATACCGACTTCACGGCGAAACTCGTCGATGTCTATCCGCCCAGCGCGGACTTTCCAGCGGGGTTCGACTTGAACATCACGGACGCCATCCAACGACTCAGTTTCCGCGACGACCGGCCGACCCGCGCCCCTGTCGTGCCTGGACAGGTCTATCGCCTCACGGTCCGGCCCTTTCCCGCGGCCAACCTGTTCAAGAAGGGGCACCGCATTCGACTGGACATTTCGTCCAGTAATTTCCCGCGATTCGATGTGAATCCCGGGACCGGGGAGTCCCCGGCTTCGAGTCGGCGCCGGGTCACGGTGGATAATTCGGTCTTCCACGGCGGGGAAAGGGCCTCGTACCTGGTCCTTCCGGTCTTGCCCGACTGA
- a CDS encoding amidohydrolase: protein MRHLLAALALTAVPLAGQGTTDPLAREIEQRLEQVMPKVIAWRRDIHEHPELSFEEKRTSALVEKHLRALGLEVQAPVGKTGVVGILRGGRPGPVVALRADMDALPVTELVDLPFKSTVRTMYNGMEVGVMHACGHDNHVAILMGVAEILTAMKPRIPGTVKFLFQPAEEGLGGAKAMVADGALLNPRASAIFGLHVMPGPLGSLNARPGGFLAAADGLEIIVKGRQTHGSSPWLGVDPIVVSSQIVLGLQTIASRQINVAAAPAVITVGMIQGGNRGNIIPDSVVMIGTIRTFDPAMRADIHERVKRTAEDIARAGGATAKVTLQTGGLITVNENSLFDKMTPTLRRTAGEGGFNIVGPVMGSEDFPEFTRDIPGLFYALGASPKGSDPAKQPANHSPLFFVDEGALPVGVRSLANLALDYLRSAGAVQ from the coding sequence ATGCGCCACCTCTTAGCCGCACTTGCCCTCACGGCCGTCCCCCTCGCCGGCCAGGGAACGACCGACCCCCTCGCCCGCGAGATCGAACAACGCCTCGAGCAGGTCATGCCCAAGGTCATCGCGTGGCGTCGGGACATCCACGAACACCCGGAGCTCTCCTTCGAGGAGAAGCGCACCTCCGCGCTCGTTGAGAAACACCTCCGCGCACTCGGCCTCGAGGTCCAGGCCCCCGTCGGCAAGACGGGGGTGGTGGGGATCCTTCGCGGCGGACGCCCGGGACCGGTCGTTGCGCTCCGCGCGGACATGGACGCCCTCCCGGTCACCGAACTCGTCGACCTGCCGTTCAAGAGCACCGTCCGCACGATGTACAATGGGATGGAGGTCGGCGTGATGCACGCCTGCGGGCATGACAATCATGTCGCCATCCTCATGGGGGTCGCCGAGATCCTGACCGCGATGAAGCCGCGCATTCCTGGTACGGTGAAGTTCCTTTTCCAACCCGCCGAAGAAGGGCTGGGTGGCGCGAAGGCGATGGTCGCCGACGGCGCCCTGCTGAACCCCCGGGCGTCGGCCATCTTCGGGCTACACGTCATGCCCGGCCCCCTCGGCTCGTTGAACGCGCGCCCCGGTGGATTCCTCGCCGCGGCCGATGGCCTGGAGATCATCGTGAAAGGGCGGCAGACGCATGGCTCCTCGCCCTGGCTTGGCGTCGACCCGATTGTCGTGTCGTCGCAGATCGTCCTGGGGTTACAAACGATTGCCAGCCGCCAGATCAACGTGGCCGCCGCGCCGGCCGTGATCACCGTCGGGATGATCCAAGGCGGTAATCGAGGCAACATTATCCCCGACAGCGTGGTCATGATCGGGACCATCCGCACCTTCGACCCGGCGATGCGGGCAGACATTCACGAACGGGTGAAGCGCACGGCGGAAGACATCGCGCGTGCGGGGGGGGCAACCGCCAAGGTGACCTTGCAGACCGGAGGGCTGATCACGGTCAACGAGAACAGCCTCTTTGACAAGATGACGCCAACCCTCAGGCGCACGGCTGGCGAGGGTGGGTTCAACATCGTCGGTCCGGTGATGGGCTCAGAGGATTTCCCCGAGTTCACGCGAGACATCCCGGGCCTGTTCTACGCGTTAGGCGCGTCGCCCAAGGGGAGCGATCCGGCCAAGCAACCGGCCAACCACTCCCCGCTGTTCTTCGTGGACGAGGGTGCCCTGCCGGTCGGCGTGCGCTCCCTCGCGAACCTGGCGCTGGACTATTTGCGCAGCGCAGGCGCCGTACAGTAA
- a CDS encoding alpha/beta hydrolase, with amino-acid sequence MDAFRRVSIGNHEVEVAHLPARDPMRPTVVLLHEALGCVRRWKEWPVQLAEATGCGVVAYSRPGHGGSSRTPGTRPHDYLQREALVLLPELLDVMEVGPRVLVGHSDGASIATIYAGTVPDAQMRGVVQLAPHFMVEEEALGGIRAIRESWATTNLRRRLRKYHGTSTDDLFRQWTETWLDPAFASWDITDCLPRVTVPMLLLQGDADEYGTSAHFDLARRLCRSPLETVMLPGVGHSPHLEAAVETTTAVATFIEGLPPVLAS; translated from the coding sequence ATGGACGCCTTCCGTCGGGTCTCGATCGGGAACCATGAAGTCGAAGTGGCACACCTCCCCGCGCGGGACCCCATGCGCCCCACGGTGGTCCTGTTGCACGAGGCGCTGGGCTGCGTGCGGCGATGGAAGGAATGGCCCGTGCAGCTGGCGGAAGCGACGGGGTGCGGGGTCGTCGCGTATTCGCGGCCGGGCCATGGCGGGTCGTCGCGAACGCCGGGGACGCGCCCACACGACTATCTCCAGCGCGAGGCGCTCGTGCTCTTGCCGGAGCTGTTGGACGTGATGGAGGTCGGCCCACGTGTCCTCGTGGGCCATAGCGACGGGGCCTCCATCGCGACGATCTACGCCGGGACCGTGCCAGACGCCCAGATGCGTGGAGTGGTCCAGCTTGCTCCCCACTTCATGGTGGAGGAGGAGGCGCTCGGCGGGATCCGCGCAATAAGGGAGTCCTGGGCGACGACCAACCTGCGGCGGCGGCTTCGGAAGTATCACGGGACCAGTACGGACGACCTCTTTCGTCAGTGGACCGAGACGTGGCTGGATCCCGCGTTCGCGTCTTGGGACATCACCGACTGCCTGCCCCGGGTGACCGTTCCGATGTTGCTCCTTCAGGGGGACGCCGATGAGTACGGCACGTCCGCGCATTTCGACCTGGCCCGGCGACTCTGCCGCAGCCCCCTGGAAACGGTGATGCTACCGGGAGTTGGTCACTCCCCGCACCTCGAGGCGGCGGTCGAGACGACGACGGCGGTGGCGACATTCATCGAAGGGCTTCCGCCTGTCCTCGCGAGCTGA
- a CDS encoding M20/M25/M40 family metallo-hydrolase, producing MRTFVRAVLASLAAVPLAAQTFPTNDAVIRRIWDEGMTAKSQVARLAQVLSDSIGPRLSGSPGFAAATDWVAARYAEWGIPARKERYGTWRGWRRRYTHLDLIAPRERTLEGLILAWSPGTTRPVEGDVIVMPVLADSAAVRAWLPTVRGKFLLLSAPEPTCRPDENWERLARPASVAAMKASRDSTKRAWAQRARVLGANPYPLLDGSGAAGIITTNWSAGWGVNKVFSATTKNVPVLDASCEDYGLLHRLAANNQGPRVRLDARAEDLPDAPMFNVVGELKGTEKPNEYVLLGAHLDSWDAASGSTDNGTGTVMMMEAMRLLKAAYPNPKRTILVGHWGAEEQGLIGSRAFAEDHKDIVDGLQTAFNQDNGTWRIEYIRMMGLTGAGAHFGKWLSVVPSEIESLIDLDLPGVPETGGSDHMSFLCAGAPSFRLQSNYPDYRQYTWHTNRDTYDKIIIDDLKNNATLAAMLAYQASEDPVRVPREQRVLTPGGGSPATWPRCSSPPRQAPR from the coding sequence ATGCGGACTTTCGTTCGAGCCGTCCTGGCCAGCCTTGCAGCGGTTCCCCTCGCCGCGCAGACCTTCCCCACCAACGATGCCGTGATTCGGCGGATCTGGGACGAGGGGATGACGGCCAAGTCCCAGGTCGCGCGCCTGGCCCAGGTCCTCAGTGACTCGATTGGCCCTCGCTTGTCGGGTTCACCCGGGTTCGCGGCGGCGACCGATTGGGTGGCCGCTCGTTATGCAGAGTGGGGGATTCCGGCCCGAAAGGAGCGTTACGGTACGTGGCGTGGGTGGCGTCGCCGGTACACGCACCTTGATCTCATTGCGCCGCGCGAGCGAACACTGGAGGGGTTGATCCTCGCGTGGAGCCCCGGCACGACGCGTCCGGTCGAGGGGGACGTGATCGTGATGCCCGTCCTGGCGGATTCGGCGGCGGTGCGCGCCTGGTTGCCGACCGTGCGTGGTAAGTTCCTGTTGCTCTCGGCCCCAGAGCCGACGTGTCGGCCAGACGAAAACTGGGAGCGGCTGGCGAGGCCTGCGTCGGTCGCAGCGATGAAGGCGTCCCGCGATTCCACCAAGCGTGCCTGGGCCCAGCGTGCTCGCGTGCTCGGTGCCAACCCGTATCCGTTGCTGGATGGATCGGGTGCGGCGGGGATCATCACGACCAACTGGTCGGCGGGATGGGGCGTCAACAAGGTGTTCAGCGCGACCACGAAGAACGTGCCGGTGCTGGACGCGAGTTGCGAGGACTACGGCCTGCTGCACCGACTGGCGGCCAACAATCAGGGGCCGAGGGTTCGGTTGGATGCGCGCGCGGAGGACTTGCCCGATGCCCCGATGTTCAACGTCGTTGGGGAACTAAAGGGGACGGAGAAGCCGAACGAATACGTCCTCCTGGGCGCGCACTTGGATTCATGGGACGCCGCGTCCGGGTCGACCGACAACGGCACCGGCACGGTGATGATGATGGAGGCGATGCGCCTGCTGAAGGCTGCCTATCCCAACCCCAAGCGGACGATCCTCGTGGGGCACTGGGGCGCGGAAGAGCAGGGGTTGATCGGTTCCCGCGCGTTTGCCGAGGACCACAAGGACATCGTGGACGGCCTGCAGACCGCCTTCAACCAGGACAACGGGACCTGGCGCATCGAGTATATCCGGATGATGGGGTTGACGGGTGCCGGGGCGCATTTCGGCAAGTGGTTGAGTGTGGTGCCCTCGGAGATCGAGTCGCTCATCGACCTGGACTTGCCGGGGGTTCCCGAGACGGGTGGGAGCGACCACATGTCGTTCCTGTGTGCGGGGGCGCCGTCGTTCCGGCTGCAATCCAACTATCCGGACTACCGGCAGTACACCTGGCACACCAACCGCGACACGTACGACAAGATCATCATCGATGACCTGAAGAACAACGCGACCCTCGCTGCGATGCTGGCGTACCAGGCGAGTGAGGATCCGGTGCGGGTGCCGCGCGAACAGCGCGTGCTGACGCCGGGTGGCGGTTCGCCGGCCACGTGGCCGCGCTGCAGTTCGCCGCCTCGCCAGGCGCCGCGTTAG
- a CDS encoding aspartate aminotransferase family protein — protein sequence MSSILHRSLNARLPTAVHGEGMRLTLDNGEVVLDASGGAAVACIGHGNARVAAAIGAQAGRMAYAHTGFFTSGPAEALADQLVGHRPGGLTHAFFVSSGSEAVESALKLARQYHVERGEPQRVHFVSRRQSYHGASFGSLAVGGNLGRRRPYEDILMTNVSRVSPCFPYHGQGVDEQEAAYVARLAKELEAEFERMGPEKVIAFIAETVVGATAGCVAAVPGYFAAVREVCDRHGVLLILDEIMCGMGRTGVTHAWEVEGVTPDIQVIAKGMGGGYVPIGGLLVSARVIDGLSAGSGAFVHGHTYQAHPVACAGALEVQRIIAEEGLVARAASRGASLASRLRDALGHHPHVGDIRGRGLFLAVEFVEDRVLRRSFPAVARVHERVKTEALGAGVAVYPSGGTVDGVVGDHALIAPPYNVTEREIDEIVERFAVAVARVFASR from the coding sequence GTGTCCTCGATCCTTCATCGCTCCCTGAACGCCCGTCTCCCAACCGCTGTGCACGGGGAGGGCATGCGCCTCACGCTGGACAACGGGGAGGTCGTGTTGGACGCGTCAGGGGGCGCTGCGGTCGCCTGTATTGGCCACGGGAACGCCCGCGTGGCGGCGGCAATCGGTGCGCAGGCCGGTCGGATGGCTTACGCGCACACCGGGTTCTTCACGAGTGGGCCCGCGGAGGCCCTCGCCGACCAGCTCGTCGGCCACCGTCCTGGAGGGCTCACCCACGCCTTCTTTGTCTCCTCCGGTTCGGAGGCCGTGGAAAGCGCCCTCAAGTTGGCCCGCCAGTACCACGTCGAGCGTGGGGAGCCTCAACGCGTGCATTTCGTGTCGCGGCGCCAGAGCTACCACGGGGCGAGCTTCGGGTCATTGGCCGTTGGGGGGAACCTCGGGCGGCGGCGACCATACGAGGACATCCTGATGACGAACGTCTCCCGGGTCTCCCCGTGTTTCCCCTATCACGGGCAGGGCGTTGACGAACAGGAAGCTGCCTATGTCGCTCGCCTCGCGAAGGAGCTCGAGGCCGAGTTCGAGCGCATGGGCCCGGAGAAAGTGATTGCCTTCATCGCCGAAACGGTGGTGGGAGCCACGGCCGGATGTGTCGCGGCCGTCCCCGGGTACTTTGCGGCCGTACGCGAGGTGTGTGATCGCCACGGCGTCCTGCTGATCCTGGACGAAATCATGTGCGGGATGGGGCGCACAGGGGTGACCCACGCATGGGAGGTCGAGGGCGTGACCCCGGACATCCAGGTGATCGCCAAGGGAATGGGTGGCGGGTACGTCCCGATTGGAGGCCTGCTGGTTTCCGCGCGCGTGATCGATGGGCTGTCGGCGGGCAGCGGGGCATTTGTCCACGGGCACACGTACCAGGCGCATCCTGTGGCGTGCGCCGGTGCGCTCGAGGTGCAACGCATCATCGCTGAAGAGGGGCTGGTGGCGCGGGCAGCTTCCCGAGGTGCGTCCCTGGCCTCCCGCCTGCGGGACGCATTGGGTCATCACCCGCATGTGGGAGACATCCGGGGGCGCGGCCTCTTCCTCGCCGTGGAGTTTGTGGAGGATCGCGTGCTGCGGCGTTCGTTTCCTGCGGTGGCGAGGGTGCACGAGCGCGTGAAGACGGAGGCGCTCGGGGCGGGGGTGGCGGTGTACCCGTCCGGGGGGACGGTGGACGGTGTGGTGGGTGACCATGCGCTGATCGCGCCGCCGTACAACGTGACAGAGAGGGAGATCGACGAGATTGTCGAGCGATTTGCTGTCGCGGTCGCCCGCGTGTTCGCGTCACGCTGA
- a CDS encoding aminopeptidase P N-terminal domain-containing protein, which translates to MRLASAVSLLTVVAASLPAQIPVAEYAGRRDSLAARVGDGAVLAFGRREPVNHWPPFSQTPHFRYLTGFLESNAAFVMMRTQGRVESTLFIEKPNARSALYLGDRKTLTEVGAELGMRARYADDLVHVVDSLIRRGVALHVVPDAQSNEFIGRDSLSYQQAFIAGLRQRHPKVKLVNATPVMDALRARKSEAELALITKAAEVSARAHDEVMRVIRPGMRESEIQAVMEATYRKLGADGPGYSSIVGAGGNSTILHWPASSREAKSGEVVLMDVAAYYDGYSADITRTVPVDGTYTPEARAIYEIVLESQKAAERQIRPGTARNTPTDSAYVVLKDGLVRLGLIESPTASFDPPFGLCPGTWANKDGSCPQWYLYIYHGFIHGIGLDVHDPSQFGSVTGNLFGNHDAFTIEPGIYVREKVFADLPDTPRNRAMIAHARAAATKYKNVGVRIEDDYILKDGKLIRISALAPREIAEIEALRKKAVVQ; encoded by the coding sequence ATGCGTCTCGCGTCCGCCGTCTCCCTCTTGACAGTTGTCGCCGCGTCACTGCCGGCGCAGATCCCGGTTGCTGAGTATGCGGGGCGCCGCGACTCGTTGGCCGCGCGCGTCGGCGACGGCGCCGTATTGGCCTTCGGGCGGCGCGAGCCGGTCAATCACTGGCCGCCCTTCTCCCAGACGCCCCACTTCCGGTACCTCACGGGATTCCTCGAGTCCAACGCCGCGTTCGTCATGATGCGCACGCAGGGCCGGGTGGAATCGACGCTGTTCATCGAAAAGCCGAATGCGCGCAGCGCCCTCTACCTCGGCGATCGCAAGACCCTCACGGAGGTGGGGGCCGAGCTGGGGATGCGCGCCCGCTACGCCGATGACCTCGTGCATGTGGTGGATTCCCTCATCCGCCGCGGTGTCGCACTCCACGTGGTGCCGGATGCGCAGTCGAATGAGTTCATCGGACGCGACTCACTCTCGTACCAGCAAGCCTTCATTGCGGGACTCCGGCAGCGACATCCGAAGGTCAAGCTGGTTAACGCGACGCCGGTGATGGACGCCCTGCGCGCCCGCAAGAGCGAGGCCGAACTTGCCCTGATCACGAAGGCAGCCGAGGTGAGCGCGCGCGCCCATGACGAGGTGATGCGGGTGATTCGCCCCGGCATGCGCGAGAGCGAGATCCAGGCGGTGATGGAAGCGACCTACCGGAAGCTTGGTGCTGACGGGCCCGGGTACAGCTCCATCGTGGGGGCGGGCGGCAACTCGACCATCCTGCACTGGCCGGCGTCCTCGCGCGAGGCGAAGTCGGGTGAAGTGGTCCTCATGGACGTGGCGGCGTACTACGACGGCTACTCGGCCGACATCACCCGCACGGTTCCCGTCGATGGGACCTACACGCCGGAAGCGCGCGCCATCTACGAGATCGTGCTGGAGTCACAGAAGGCGGCGGAGCGACAGATCCGGCCCGGCACCGCGCGCAACACCCCGACCGACAGTGCGTATGTGGTGCTTAAGGACGGGCTCGTGCGGCTGGGACTCATCGAGTCGCCGACCGCATCGTTTGATCCACCGTTCGGGCTCTGCCCAGGCACCTGGGCCAACAAGGACGGCAGCTGCCCACAGTGGTACCTCTACATCTACCACGGGTTCATCCACGGGATCGGCCTCGACGTCCACGATCCGTCACAGTTCGGCAGCGTGACCGGCAACCTGTTTGGGAATCACGACGCCTTCACGATCGAGCCGGGGATCTACGTCCGCGAGAAAGTCTTCGCCGACCTGCCCGACACGCCGCGCAACCGTGCGATGATCGCCCATGCGCGCGCCGCGGCGACGAAGTACAAGAACGTCGGCGTCCGGATCGAGGACGACTACATCCTCAAGGACGGGAAGTTGATCCGGATCTCGGCGCTGGCCCCACGCGAGATCGCCGAGATCGAGGCGCTGCGGAAGAAGGCCGTGGTCCAGTAG